The following proteins come from a genomic window of Nostoc sp. ATCC 53789:
- a CDS encoding YetF domain-containing protein, protein MISDRSHSFRQIITGNSLILIQDGEIQLNNLKKAHVSQTDLIASLRSNAHLSDPNA, encoded by the coding sequence TTGATTAGCGATCGCTCCCACAGTTTCCGTCAAATCATCACTGGTAACTCGCTAATTCTAATTCAAGATGGCGAAATTCAATTAAATAACCTGAAAAAAGCCCATGTTAGCCAAACTGATTTGATCGCATCTTTACGCAGCAACGCTCACTTGTCCGATCCGAATGCATAA